Proteins from a genomic interval of Candidatus Aquicultor sp.:
- a CDS encoding TusE/DsrC/DsvC family sulfur relay protein, producing MGFEFNGKHYETDDDGFLVHREDWNREVAEFIARREGIEMSEAHWEIIGVARSYFEEFQVPPMIKVLVKQVAKRLGEDKGNNIYIYRLFPGGPAIQTCKIAGLPKPTGCI from the coding sequence ATGGGTTTCGAATTTAACGGCAAACACTACGAAACCGATGACGACGGCTTTCTCGTTCACCGGGAAGATTGGAACCGTGAGGTCGCAGAGTTTATTGCACGGCGAGAAGGCATAGAGATGAGCGAGGCGCATTGGGAAATAATCGGTGTCGCCCGGTCGTATTTTGAAGAGTTTCAAGTACCGCCCATGATAAAAGTTCTCGTAAAGCAAGTTGCTAAGCGATTGGGTGAAGACAAAGGCAATAATATATACATATACAGGTTATTTCCCGGCGGGCCGGCCATCCAGACGTGCAAAATTGCAGGTCTACCAAAGCCGACCGGCTGCATTTAA
- a CDS encoding aminotransferase class III-fold pyridoxal phosphate-dependent enzyme: MDQELVTSSSELSKFEADALVAETIDKYEKYVNPGFARMMRFLGTTVEVKTEGAYMYDVYGKKFLDFLSGHGVYSLGFSHPKVVKAVEEQLKLIPQTSARTMLNKPMADLCERLAKITPGDLRYSFICNSGTEAVEGALKLARIATGKSRIIATDNSFHGKSMGSLSATGRRAYKEQFTPLIPDIIHVAFGDIDALRATIDTDTAAVIMEPVQGEGGVICPPDGYLKQVRKLCDDNGVLLILDEVQTAFGRTGTMFACEHEGIAPDIMTLAKALGGGVMPIGAFIASPKAFAPFEEYPLLHTSTFGGNPLACAAANAAIDAIIEEDLPKQAAEKGAYLLSKLQEIKAEYPGVITDVRGKGLLVGVEFIDEGLVGSTIFEFEEEGILVLYMLNNPQVIRLEPPLIITYEQIDFMLGALRRAIEKHKTLASS, from the coding sequence GTGGACCAGGAATTAGTCACCAGTAGCAGCGAACTTTCGAAATTCGAAGCAGATGCGTTGGTTGCGGAGACCATCGATAAATACGAGAAGTACGTCAACCCGGGTTTTGCGCGCATGATGCGCTTTTTGGGGACGACGGTTGAGGTTAAAACCGAAGGTGCGTACATGTATGACGTCTACGGGAAGAAGTTCCTCGATTTCCTGAGCGGCCATGGCGTCTATAGCCTAGGATTTTCCCACCCGAAAGTTGTCAAGGCCGTTGAAGAACAGCTTAAGCTCATTCCACAAACGAGCGCACGGACGATGCTGAATAAGCCGATGGCTGATTTATGCGAGCGCCTTGCAAAGATCACACCCGGTGATCTCAGGTATTCCTTCATTTGCAACAGCGGTACCGAAGCGGTTGAAGGCGCGCTAAAACTAGCCCGCATCGCAACCGGAAAGTCTCGAATTATCGCCACAGACAATTCATTTCACGGCAAATCGATGGGCAGCTTAAGCGCGACCGGCAGACGTGCGTACAAAGAACAGTTTACGCCGCTTATACCCGATATCATCCACGTAGCGTTTGGCGATATCGATGCGCTCAGAGCGACGATTGATACCGACACAGCCGCTGTGATTATGGAGCCTGTGCAAGGCGAAGGCGGCGTTATTTGCCCTCCGGATGGTTACTTAAAGCAGGTCCGCAAACTCTGCGACGACAATGGCGTTCTCTTAATCCTCGATGAGGTTCAGACCGCTTTTGGTAGAACCGGTACTATGTTTGCATGCGAACACGAAGGTATCGCCCCCGATATTATGACACTGGCAAAGGCGCTTGGCGGCGGTGTTATGCCGATCGGCGCGTTCATCGCTTCACCGAAAGCATTCGCCCCGTTCGAAGAGTATCCGTTATTGCATACATCGACGTTTGGGGGCAACCCGCTTGCATGCGCGGCCGCAAATGCGGCGATCGATGCAATAATCGAGGAAGACTTGCCGAAACAAGCAGCCGAGAAGGGCGCGTATCTATTATCAAAGCTTCAAGAGATAAAAGCCGAGTATCCCGGCGTTATTACCGATGTCCGCGGCAAAGGCTTGCTGGTTGGTGTTGAGTTTATCGATGAAGGACTCGTCGGCAGCACGATCTTCGAATTTGAAGAAGAGGGCATCCTCGTCCTCTATATGCTCAACAATCCGCAGGTTATCAGGCTTGAACCACCGTTGATTATCACCTACGAGCAAATTGATTTCATGCTCGGCGCCCTGCGCCGGGCTATCGAGAAGCATAAAACGTTAGCATCATCTTAA